Part of the Gramella sp. Hel_I_59 genome, CTACTAAAAAATAAAATTAGGAATAAGCTAATGCAGACTTTTCTGAGAAAAGAACTCTTATGGTAGGGTATATCTGCTGCATTTATCAATCTAGGGCATTTTATGGAATGCCGTAAAGATACATATTGTAAGAAAACCGCTCTTATTTTCATGTTAAGAATGCGGCGGTAAGTAAAATTCCGTAGTTAAAGAAACTTTTCGATAGCTCGAAAAGCCTATCACGAGAAATGATACCGCATCATAACGAGCGTTATGATGCAGCACATCCCGGAAACTGAATAATTTGTATTATGCTTCGGTCTCTTCCTTGTTTTTTATAACAAGTCTAAAACCTTCACCGTGGATATTCAGAATTTCCACATTTTCATCTTTCTTAAGATACTTTCTTAATTTGGCGATATAAACATCCATACTTCTAGAAGTAAAGTAGTTATCGTCTCTCCATATCTTAGTCAAGGCTAGCTCTCTAGGCATCAGATCATTCTCATGCAGAGCAAGTAGTCTTAATAATTCGTTTTCTTTTGGAGAAAGCTTCTGAGGCTCTTCATCTCTAAAAGTTAAGAATCTAAGTTTTGAATTCAGGTGGAAACCACCAATTTCGAATTCAAATTGTTTAGAATCTGCAACGCTATCTGTAGCTTTACGCTGCATGATCGCCTTGATCTTCATTAAAAGTACTTCAGAATCAAAAGGTTTGTTTAGATAATCATCTGCTCCAACCTTGTAACCTTTTAATACATCTTCTTTCATGGCTTTAGCCGTTAAAAAGATGATCGGCACTTCTTCGTTCTTCTCACGAATCTCTTTAGCAAGAGTAAAACCATCTTTATAAGGCATCATCACATCCAGGATACAAAGATCGAAATCATCTTTTTTGAATTTCTCGAATCCTTCCATACCATTTTTGGCGTGAGTCACCTCGTAATCGTTCATCGCAAGGTAGTCTTTAAGGACAGTTCCAAAATTTGGATCATCCTCTACTAATAGAATTTTTTTGTTTTCAGTTTCCATATTTTAAGATATTAGTGGTAATTTAATGATGAAGGTACTACCCTTCCCTTTTTCGCTGGTTACGGTTATCTGTCCATGATGGTCATCCACGATCTGTCTGGCATAAGCCAATCCAAGTCCGTGACCCTTTACATTATGGATATCACCGGTATGTTCACGATAAAATTTTTCAAATATTTTCTTTTGAACCAGTTTAGTCATTCCAACTCCCTGGTCTCTTATTTCACAATAGATATAATTCTTAACGTTCGTAGTATAAATATCGATCTTCGGCGCTTCTTCTGAATATTTGATCGCGTTATCCAAAATATTTACAACAACATTCGTAAAATGATCCTGATTTGCAAGAACCGAAGAGCGTAAAGCTCCAAAATGGGTCTGTACATAACCGCCACGGTCTTCTATAATTAGCTCTACATGCGTGATGGCATCAAGAATAATATCGTGCAACTGGTGTCTTTCCTTCTTAAGATCCAGCTCGTTTTTCTCCAGTTTCGAAATCCTTAGAACGTTTTCAACCTGGGCGTGCATTCTCTTATTCTCATCCCTGATCATCTGTAAGTATCTATTCACCTTAGAACTATCTTCGATCACTTTCGGATTCTTGATCGCGTCCAGAGCCAGATTTATCGTCGCAATAGGAGTCTTGAACTCATGCGTCATATTGTTGATAAAGTCCGTCTTGATCTGCGAAATCTGTCTCTGTTTAATCAACTGTGATAAAGCACTTGAATAAGCGATCACAATGATCAATGTAAAAATGATCGACAGACAAGCCATTAATATAACCGAAGAAAGAACTGCCTCTTTTCTGTTCGTAAGATTTACCAGTAATTGATAACCGCTTCTTCCTGCAGAATCTACAAAAAGTGGAACTGCGTAAGTTGCCGGGTGATCCAGACTGAAATTCTCTGAATGTACCGTAGTGGCTATGGAATTATTGAAGATCCCAAATTCAAATGCGGTCTTTAAATTTCTCTCTGCAAGCTGCTCTTCCAGTAATTCCCTGATCTTATCTTCCGAAACCCTGTTATGAATAGGAATTCTAACTACCAGTTCTGAAATCGCAGATCTAAGAATATCTTTCTCCACCTCTTCCATCCTGGAAAGTCTCTCAATATGCTCAATTCTCTGCCTTGCACTTAAATTCCCACCTTCAAGATTATTCTCCTGAACAATATCTGTCACCTTTTTATTGATCATTTTGGTGAACTTGATACTATCTTCAGCAAACTGTAAAAAACCTGAGGAAACCTTATAATCTTCTTCTAAAATGGTTTCAGAATTAAAATAAGTTTCGTTCCTGTTTTCGTCCTTGTTTGTGTAGAAATATTCAGTAAGCGTGCGGTCACTTAGCGTGCTATTGATACTATCCGGATTCTTGAACTGAAAATAGTAACGCTCAAATTCAGAATTCTGAATTTCTTCGGAAACCTTTATTAGTGCCTGTTTGGCGTTATAGGAGAATTGTTCTTCCCTGTCATCGATCGTACTTTTTATCCAATATCCCTGAACGAATATGATGCCTATTAAAGACAAGCTCATCAGCGCTACGAGAAGGACAAAAAGCTTCTTATTCATGCGGTCAAAAGTAATATTTTAACATTTAGAGCTTAAGCTGTTTAACCAAATGTTAACAGAACTTCCTTCAATTTTCGCGTGCTTTTAAGATTTGGATATGGATATCACTAACCTGTAGTTTAGTTTGCTGTAAATCCTTGTTTTCTATAAGAAAATCGGCCAGTTCAGCTTTCTTTTCATCAGGCCACTGGTGACCCATTCTGGCTTCGATTTCCTCTACCGTACTATCATCTCTTTTCTGAAGTCTTCCAATTTTTAACTTATGTAGAGCAGTTACCAGTATGCTGAGATCGCATTTCTTATAACCTCCGGCTTCAAAAAGAATAGCTGCCTCGTAAATGATATATTCTGAAGTTTGCTTTGAAACCCAATCTTGAAAGTCGCTAGCAACTGCCGGGTGTATAATAGCATTCAGTTTTTCCAGCAGTTCCTTATCGTTAAACACTTTATTTGCGATATACTTTCTATCAGGAACTTTATCCTTGTATGCAGCTGCACCTAACAATTCGCTAACTTTTTCTCTTATATCTGAACTTTCTGCCAGCAATCTTTTCCCGGCATCGTCTGCAATATAGACCGGGATACCCAGATCTTTAAAAAAACCTGCCACCGTAGTTTTCCCACTTCCAATACCTCCGGTAAGTCCTACTATTTTCATCGTTTGATCACAAATTGAATCCTACGTTCATTTAACCGAATGTTGTTTACAAATTTCGGCTTGCTTTTGATCTGTGCGATCATATAGTCATCACCTTCCTTCACACTTTTATAATCACAGACTACGGAAAAATCAGAAGCTCCAACTTTTTCAAATTCTTCTAGGTTTACCTGGTAATACACGACAACAGACTTCGGGAAGTATGCCAGGTTAAGATTATCTGGAACGTTAATGACCTCTACCGGGATTTCAGCTTTTCCTTCAGTAAATTTTTCAACTTCCTGCGTATACCGTATGCTATTTTCATAGAAACTTAATTCACCATAGCCCGTAGTGTCCAGTTTAACACTCCCGTCAAGATCTGAATTTACATTCTGCAGTTTTTTCTTTAAAGTAGGTATCGAACTTAAATTGGCAATCACTTCTTCGGGTCCACTAACTTTTACTGAATCGGGAACCAGTTGAAGAGGCTCATCTGCCGAATAACCTACGGCGTAACTCACCTCAATATTCGAGATGATCTTCAGCATTTTTTCTTTCTTAAATTGAAAAGGAATCACGATCTCATTCTGGATGATCCTTGAATCTTCCAGGGTCACCTTCAGTTGCTGTTCAATCACCGTGATATGATTTTCAATAGAATAGATCAGGTTCTTATCATTTTCAGTAGCTTCGGAAAGATCTATATCAAGCTTTGGATTGAATATTTTATAATAATAGATACTGAAGCCATTATCCTGAAGTTGAAGATCCACATGATCGGGTCGCTCTTCAGAAATACTTTTATCCAGGGGAACATTGAGATAATTAACCGGAACTTCGATCACCTGAGTATACGTCTTAGAAAACTGTACCAGCACCCACACGATCGCAGAAAAGATCAGGAAAAAACCGAATGTCTTTATGCTTGATTTCTTGAACCTTCTTCTTCTATTCCTGGTTGCCATGCTTTTTGAAAAATAATTGTGGAAATGCTTCTTCCGGTTCCTGCTTCTGAATATTTATATGAAAATTGGA contains:
- a CDS encoding response regulator transcription factor, whose translation is METENKKILLVEDDPNFGTVLKDYLAMNDYEVTHAKNGMEGFEKFKKDDFDLCILDVMMPYKDGFTLAKEIREKNEEVPIIFLTAKAMKEDVLKGYKVGADDYLNKPFDSEVLLMKIKAIMQRKATDSVADSKQFEFEIGGFHLNSKLRFLTFRDEEPQKLSPKENELLRLLALHENDLMPRELALTKIWRDDNYFTSRSMDVYIAKLRKYLKKDENVEILNIHGEGFRLVIKNKEETEA
- a CDS encoding HAMP domain-containing sensor histidine kinase is translated as MNKKLFVLLVALMSLSLIGIIFVQGYWIKSTIDDREEQFSYNAKQALIKVSEEIQNSEFERYYFQFKNPDSINSTLSDRTLTEYFYTNKDENRNETYFNSETILEEDYKVSSGFLQFAEDSIKFTKMINKKVTDIVQENNLEGGNLSARQRIEHIERLSRMEEVEKDILRSAISELVVRIPIHNRVSEDKIRELLEEQLAERNLKTAFEFGIFNNSIATTVHSENFSLDHPATYAVPLFVDSAGRSGYQLLVNLTNRKEAVLSSVILMACLSIIFTLIIVIAYSSALSQLIKQRQISQIKTDFINNMTHEFKTPIATINLALDAIKNPKVIEDSSKVNRYLQMIRDENKRMHAQVENVLRISKLEKNELDLKKERHQLHDIILDAITHVELIIEDRGGYVQTHFGALRSSVLANQDHFTNVVVNILDNAIKYSEEAPKIDIYTTNVKNYIYCEIRDQGVGMTKLVQKKIFEKFYREHTGDIHNVKGHGLGLAYARQIVDDHHGQITVTSEKGKGSTFIIKLPLIS
- the coaE gene encoding dephospho-CoA kinase (Dephospho-CoA kinase (CoaE) performs the final step in coenzyme A biosynthesis.), whose product is MKIVGLTGGIGSGKTTVAGFFKDLGIPVYIADDAGKRLLAESSDIREKVSELLGAAAYKDKVPDRKYIANKVFNDKELLEKLNAIIHPAVASDFQDWVSKQTSEYIIYEAAILFEAGGYKKCDLSILVTALHKLKIGRLQKRDDSTVEEIEARMGHQWPDEKKAELADFLIENKDLQQTKLQVSDIHIQILKAREN
- a CDS encoding YbbR-like domain-containing protein, producing MATRNRRRRFKKSSIKTFGFFLIFSAIVWVLVQFSKTYTQVIEVPVNYLNVPLDKSISEERPDHVDLQLQDNGFSIYYYKIFNPKLDIDLSEATENDKNLIYSIENHITVIEQQLKVTLEDSRIIQNEIVIPFQFKKEKMLKIISNIEVSYAVGYSADEPLQLVPDSVKVSGPEEVIANLSSIPTLKKKLQNVNSDLDGSVKLDTTGYGELSFYENSIRYTQEVEKFTEGKAEIPVEVINVPDNLNLAYFPKSVVVYYQVNLEEFEKVGASDFSVVCDYKSVKEGDDYMIAQIKSKPKFVNNIRLNERRIQFVIKR